One window of Thermoplasma sp. Kam2015 genomic DNA carries:
- a CDS encoding adenosine-specific kinase, which yields MTVSIEAVDMVIPPEANIIVGYSHFIKTVEDLNEIVRTHVPGAKYGIAFSEASGDRLIRFDGNDADLVKASIENIQRISAGHTFVILIRNAYPINILNAVKMCQEVGTVFAATANPLQVILYRGKNGNGVLGVIDGYSPVGVESDEDKMKRREFLRKIGYKE from the coding sequence AACATAATAGTGGGCTACTCCCATTTTATAAAAACTGTGGAGGATCTTAATGAGATAGTGAGAACGCACGTGCCGGGTGCAAAATACGGAATAGCGTTTTCAGAGGCAAGCGGTGACAGGTTGATACGGTTTGACGGCAATGATGCGGATCTTGTCAAGGCATCCATAGAGAATATACAGAGAATTTCGGCTGGACACACCTTCGTTATACTAATAAGGAATGCATATCCCATAAATATACTGAACGCAGTCAAGATGTGTCAGGAAGTCGGAACGGTCTTCGCTGCCACGGCAAATCCTCTGCAGGTCATACTGTATAGGGGCAAAAACGGCAATGGTGTGCTTGGCGTGATAGATGGATATTCCCCGGTGGGCGTCGAATCTGATGAAGACAAGATGAAACGCAGGGAATTCCTCAGAAAGATAGGCTATAAGGAATAG